CGCTGATCTCCACCCTGGCGCTGCTGTTTTACGCCACGCCGCTGTTCTGGGCGGCATTGATGGCGGTTCTTCTGTTTTCCGTCACGCTCAACTGGCTGCCGGGCTTCGGCTATGAGACGGTGGGGGCAAATTATACCGGCTTCAGGCGCGTTCTCGACATCGGCCAGCATCTCATCCTGCCGGCGACCACGCTCGGCCTGTTCTTCATGGCCGTCTACATGCGCATGACGCGCGCCTCCATGCTGGAGGTGAGCCAGCTCGACTTCGTCAAGACGGCGCGCGCCAAGGGGCTGCGGTCAGGCATCATCCAGCGCCGCCACATTTTCCGCAACGCGATGCTGCCGGTCGTCACCCTGGCCGGCCTGCAGGCGGGGCAATTGGTGGGCGGGGCGGTGCTCACCGAAACGGTGTTCGCCTGGCCGGGCATCGGGCGGCTGATGTTCGAGGCGCTGGCGCAGCGCGATTACAACGTGCTGCTCGGCGTGTTTTTCGTCTCGTCGGCCATGGTGCTCCTCTTCAACCTCATCACGGACGTCCTGTACCGGTTCGTCGATCCCAGAATACGGGTGGGCTGACATGGCCGATTTCTGGAAACGCTTTTCCCGCAATCGCGGCGCCGTCATCGGGGTGGTGATCCTGGTCATCGTGCTTGTGGTGGCCATCCTGGCGCCGGTGCTCTTTCAGCAATCGCCCTGGCGCATGGTCCAGCGGCCGTTCCTGGCGCCCTTCGACATGCCATCCCATCCGCTCGGTACCGACGCGCTGGGCCGGGACGTTCTGACGGGGCTGGCCTATGGCGCCCAGGTTTCGCTGCTGGTGGGGCTGGTCTCGACCGGGGCAGCGCTGCTGATCGGCATCCCGGTCGGTGCGCTGGCCGGCTATTTCGGCGGCTGGGCGGACGATGCGCTGATGCGTTTCACCGAGTTCTTTCAGACGGTGCCGAGCTTCGCGCTGGCCATCGTGCTGGTGGCGATCTTCCAGCCCAGCATCTATTCCATCGTCGCGGCCATCGCCATCGTAAGCTGGCCGCCGGTGGCCCGTCTGGTGCGCGGCGAGGTGCTGTCGCTGCGCTCCCGCGAATATGTGGAGGCGGCGATCCTTTCGGGGCAGACCAGCGGCACGATCATCCTGCGGCAGGTGCTGCCCAACACGATCTCGCCGATCATCGTCCTGGCATCGCTGATGGTGGCGACGGCGATCCTGCTGGAATCCTCGCTTTCCTTTCTCGGGCTGGGCGACCCCAATCTGATGTCGTGGGGATACATGATCGGGGCGGCGCGCACCGTCATCAGGCAGGCCTGGTGGCTCTCCTTCTTTCCCGGCGTCGCCATCCTGCTCACCGTCCTGGCGCTCAACCTGATCGGCGAAGGCCTCAACGATGCGCTCAACCCGCGCCTGGCGCGAAAGGGGAAATAGCGATGAGCGATCCGGTCCTGCGTATCGAGAACCTGCGCATCGCGCTTCCCGAAGGGGCCGACCGCGACTATGCCGTCGACGATGTCAGCTTCGAGCTGAACGCGGGCGAGATCCTTTGCATCGTGGGGGAATCGGGTTCCGGCAAGTCAATGTCGGCCAATGCCATGATGGGATTGTTGCCCGATCTCGTGCGCCCGGTCGGCGGCAGCATCCTGTTCGACGGCGTCGACCTGCTCACGCTGAGCGAAGCCCAACTCCTGGATCTGCGCGGCCGACGCATCGCCATGATCTTTCAGGAGCCGATGTCGGCGCTCAACCCGCTGATGCGGGTGGAGGATCAGATCGCGGAGGTTTTCGAGGCGCATAATCTGCTTACGGCGAAGGAGCGCTCGGCCCGCGCCATCGCGCTGTTGACGGAAGTGGGCATTCCCGATCCGGAAAAAGCGGCGCGCGCCTATCCGTTTCAGCTCTCCGGCGGACAGCGCCAGCGGGTGATGATCGCTATGGCGCTGGCGCTGGAGCCGGAAATCCTGATCGCCGACGAGCCGACCACGGCGCTTGACGTCACCACCCAGGCGCAGATCCTGGAGCTCATCCGCAATCTGCAGGAAAAGCACGGCATGGCGGTGATGTTCATCACCCATGATTTCGGCGTGGTGGCTGAGATCGCCGACCGGGTGGCGGTGATGCAGTATGGCAGGATCGTCGAGACGGGATCGGCGGACGCGGTGCTGGACGATCCGCAGCACGATTATACGCGCAAGCTGATTGCCGCGATCCCGAAGCTCGCCACCGACCGCGAGCAGGATGCCATCGGCAGACAGAAGGTGCTGGAAGTGGAGGGGTTGTCAAAGACCTATGTCACCGGCGGCGGCCTGTTCGGCGGCAACAAGCGGGTGGTCAAGGCGGTGCAAAATGTCAGCCTGACGCTGGCGGAGGGGGAGACGCTCGGCATTGTGGGCGAGTCCGGCTCGGGCAAATCGAGCGTCGGGCGCTGTCTCGTGCGCCTGATGGCGCCGGACGCGGGAACGGTGCGGCTTGCCGGCCAGGACATGGCGAAGCTGAGCGGGAGGGCGCTGCGCGAGGCGCGCAAATCGATCCAGATGATTTTCCAAGACCCCTATGCCTCGCTCAATCCGCGCTCGAAGGTTGGTCGCATCATCGCCGAGGGGCCGATGGCGCATGGCGTGCCGAAAGCGGAAGCCTATGCGCGGGCGGTGGAACTGCTCGAACTGGTGGATCTGGATGCGCTTTCCATCGACCGCTATCCGCACGAGTTCTCCGGCGGTCAGCGGCAGCGCATCGGCATCGCCCGCGCCCTGGCGCTGGAGCCGCGGGTGATCATCGCCGACGAGGCCGTCTCCGCGCTGGACGTTTCCATCCAGGCGCAGGTGCTCGACCTTCTGGCGGATTTGAAGGAAAAGCTCAATCTGGCGCTGATCTTCATCACCCACGATTTGCGCGTCGCCGCGCAGATATGCGACCGCATTGCGGTGATGCAGATGGGTGAGGTGGTGGAGATGGGGCCGGCGCGCGCGATCTTTGAGAACCCGCAGAATGCTTATACGCGCACGTTGATCGAGGCCATTCCCGGCCGCGAGAAGGAATTGGCGGCGGCGGGGTGAGGGTGATTTTCGGTGGCGCCAAGCCATCCCCCCTCTGCCCTGCCGGGCATCTCCCCCTCAAGGGGGGAGATTATCTTTTCCTCGATGTTTCGCTTCTTCTTCAAGAGTTGGCGAAGCCAATCACGACAGCCAATCTCCCCCCTTGAGGGGGAGATGTCCGGCAGGACAGAGGGGGGCAATTTGGGCGCAGTCAATAAACGATCAGGAAAACCAAAGTGGACGAACAACTTAGCCGAAAGATACTCGCCGCCGTCGATGAAGGCTTCGAGGAGCAGATTGCTTTCACCGAAGAGCTGATCCGCTTCCCTTCCCTGCGCGGCGAAGAAAAGCCGGCTCAGGACTTCGTGCACAAGGCGCTGGTGGAGCGCGGATACGACGTGCGCACCTTCAGGATCGACGAGGACAAGATAAGGGATCATCCGGGCTTCTCGCCGGTCGCCGTCGATTATGCCGATGCGGTCAACGTCGTCGCCACCCATCAGCCGCGCGCGGAAAAGGGAAAGTCGCTGATCCTCAACGGCCATATGGATGTGGTGCCGGAAGGCCCGCACGACATGTGGGAGGTCTCGCCGCCCTATGAGCCGAAGCGGGTGGGCGATTGGCTTTACGGGCGGGGCGGCGGCGACATGAAGGCCGGCATCGCCGCCAATATCTTCGCGCTCGATGCGCTGCGCCGCATCGGCCTTCAGCCGGCGGCCAGAGTGCATGTGCAAAGCGTGGTCGAGGAGGAATGCACCGGCAACGGCGCGCTGGCCTGCCTCGTCGAAGGCTATACGGCCGACGCCGCCATCATCCCCGAGCCGGAGGACGAGATGCTGGTGCGGGCCAATTGCGGCGTGCTGTGGTTCGAGGTGCATGTGGCGGGCCACCCGGTGCATGTGCGCGAGGCGGGCACCGGCGCCAACGCCATCGAGGCGAGCTTCCGCGTCATCGAAAGCCTGAAGCGGCTTACCGCGGACTGGAACGGGCAGAAGGCGAACTATCCCTACTTCGCCGAGCTGGACCATCCGATCAACTTCAATGTCGGCAAGATCGAAGGCGGCGACTGGGCCTCCACCGTCGCCGCATGGTGCAAGGTTTCCTGCCGCATCGCCATCTATCCGGGCGACGACCCGAAGGAGCGGGCGGCCGAGATAGAGGCGCATCTGGCACACGAGCTGGCCGACGACCCATTTCTCGGCAACCGGCCGCCGCAGGTGACGTGGAACGGCTTTTTCGCACGCGGCTACGTTCTGGAGGAGGGCGGCGACGCGGAGGCGGCGCTGGCCGAGGCGCACCGCCGGGCGACGGCGAGCGAGCTGCAGAGCTTCGTCACGCCGGGCTATCTCGATGCGCGCGTGTTCGTCATCTATGCCGGCATGCCATGCCTCGTCTACGGCCCTATTACCGAGAACATCCATGGCTTCGACGAGCGGGTGAGCCTTTCGTCGATCAAGCGCGTCACCGGGTCCATCGCCCTCTTCATCGCCGACTGGTGCGGCATCGAGCCTATCGAGGCCGGAGATGGGTGAACCGATCGAGGGCGTCTATCTGAGTGCCGCGTTCGATCTCGAAGAGATGTTCGCGCGCTATTTCGAGCCACACCGCGACCGCGTCCGCCTCAGGCGGCCGGAAGCGATAGACGATCCGCTAAAGGTGCACTTCGCCCTGGCATGGCGGCCGGCCGCGAACGCCTTCGCGCCCTATCCGGCTCTCAGGCTCGCCTGTTCCATCGCGGCGGGCGTCGACAGCATCGTCAACTGCCCGAGCCTGCCCAAGGATGCGGTGGTGGCGCGGGTGCGGGACGAGAACCAGGCCGATTTCATGGCGGGCTTCGCCGCGTGGCACGTGGTCTGGCACCATCGCAACATGCGCCATCACATCGTTCATCAGACCCGGCAGGAATGGGCGCGGCAGGGCATCGACAGCTTCGTGCCGCCGCGCGATTGCACGGTTGGCGTCCTGGGCTTCGGGCTGATGGGCAGGGCTATTGCGCGGGCCGTGACGGGAATGGGATTCAAGGTGGCGGCGGCGGTGCGCAATGCCCCGGCTGCGCCCATGGCGGGCGTCGAATACGAGGCCGGGACGGATGCGACGGCGCGCGTTGCCGCGCGCTCCGACCTCCTGATCAACGTGCTGCCGCTGACAGCGGAGACGCGAGGCCTCCTCGATGCGCGCTTCTTCGCCGCCATGCCGCGGGGGTCGGTGCTCATCCAGCTCGGGCGGGGCGAGCATCTGGTCGAGCGGGACTTGCTGGCGGCGCTCGACGCCGGCCATCTGCGGGGCGCCTCGCTCGATGTTTTCGAGCGCGAGCCGCTGCCGCCGGAGCATCCTTTCTGGCGTCACGAGCGCATTCTGGTCACGCCTCATCAGGCCAGCGAACCCTCGTCGGTTCTGATGGCCGCCCAGGTTGCGCAGGCGGCGCAGGATGTGGTGGCGGGCAGGGTGCCGGAAACGATGGTGGATCGGGCGAATGGGTATTGATGCGAAGCGGGTGTGCTTCCCTGCAGGTGAAACGAGAACGACATGAAAGCGATATTCGACGAGCGGCAGCTGAGGCACGATCCAGAGCGCTATTTCCGGCGGGGCGCCTATATCGGCCATCCCGAACAGCCCGAGCGTGCCATCCTCATCCGCAACATGCTGTTGCGGAACGGGTTTGCGATAGAGGCCCCGCGCGATTTCGGCGAGGCGCCGATCAAGGCGGTCCACGAAGCCGGCTATGTCGATTTCTGGAAGGATGCCTGGCGGCGCTGGCGGGCGGAGGCGGGCGACCAGGAGCCGATCCCCAATTGCCATCCCGGCCGGCGTCCCGGCCGACCTTCCTCCTCCGTTTTCGGCCAGCTCGGCTGGTACGCGACCGACACCTCCGTGCCGCTGCGGGAAGGGACTTGGGACGCGGTCTACTGGTCGGCGCAGACGGCGCTCGAAACCGCGGCCCGCGTGAAGGCGGGGGAGCGCGCGGTCTATGGCCTGTGCCGCCCGCCCGGCCACCATGCCCTGCACGATGCCTCCAACGGCTTCTGCGTCTTCAACAATGCTGCCATCGCGGCGCAGAGCCTGCGCGAGACATTTTCGCGGGTGGCGATCCTCGACATCGATACCCACACCGGCAACGGCACGCTCGACATCTTCTATGAGCGCGGCGACGTGTTCGTCTGCTCGATGCATACCGATCCGGACAACTACCCGACCTACTATCTCGGCTATGAGGACGAGCGCGGCGAGGGCGCGGGCGCGGGGGCGACGCTCAATCTGTGCCTTGCGCCCGGCGCAGGCGCCGAAGCCATCCTCGCCCGGTTCCGCGAGGGGCTGGCGGCGATCGAAGCTTTCGGCGCCGAAGCGCTGGTCGTCTCGCTCGGCTTCGATATGGCTGGCGACGATCCGCTGTCGGAGGTGAACATGACGGGCGAGGGCTTTGCCACAATGGCGCGCGAGATCGTGGCTCTTGGCCTGCCGACCGCGCTCATTCAGGAAGGCGGGTATCTGGGCCCGTCGCTGACGGACAATGCCGAAATCTATCTGACGGCCACGCGCGAAGCGCTGGCTGCAATTCCCGAAGAGATGTGATCCATGAAACCCCTGCCCAATTCGATCGAAGCCCGGGACGTCGCCTATCACCTGCATTCCTATACGGACGCCCGCAAGCACGAGGAGGCCGGCCCGCTGATCATGGAGCGGGGCGAGGGCATCCATGTCTACGACAACAACGGCAAGCGCTATATCGAGGGCATGGCCGGGCTGTGGAGCGTGGCGCTGGGTTTTGGCGAAAAGCGGCTGGCCGACGCGGCCATGCGGCAGATGGAGAAGCTGCCCTATTACCACACCTTCACCCACAAGGGGCATGGCCCCTCCGCCGAACTGGCCGAGAAGCTGGTTTCCATGGCGCCGGTGCCCATGTCCAAGGCCTATTTCACCAACTCGGGATCGGAGGCCAACGACACGGCGATCAAGCTGATCTGGTACCGCTCCAACGCGCTCGACCAGCCGCAGCGCAAGAAGATCATCTCGCGCGTCAAGGGCTATCACGGCGTGACGCTGGCAGCCGCCAGCCTGACCGGGCTGCCCAACAACCACCGCTCCTTCGACCTGCCCATGGACGGTGTGCTGCACACCACCTGCCCGCACTACCGCACGATGAAGAAGGACGGCGAGAGCGAAGCGGATTTCGCCAGCCGCTGCGCGGCAGACCTTGAGGAAATGATCGTGCGGGAAGGGCCGGAGACGATCGCCGCCTTCTTCGCCGAGCCGGTGATGGGCGCGGGCGGCGTCATCGTGCCGCCGCAGGGCTATTGGGAAGCGGTTCAGCCGGTCCTCAAGAAGCACGGCATCCTGTTCGTCGCCGACGAGGTGATCTGCGGTTTCGGGCGCACGGGCAGGATGTTCGGCACCGAGACCTTCAATCTCGAGCCCGACATCATGACCCTGTCGAAACAGCTTTCCTCCTCCTACATGCCGATCTCGGCGCTGCTGGTGAACGAGAACGTCTACGGGCCGGTGGCGGACGAATCGGCAAGGATCGGCGTCTGGGGTCATGGCTATACGGGCAGCGGCCATCCCGTCGCGGCGGCGGTCGCGCTGGAGAACCTCAAGATCATCGAGGAACGCGATCTGGTTGCCCATGTCCAGGCGATCAGCCCGCGTTTCATGGAACGTCTGAACCAGCTTGGTGCGCATGGTCTGGCGGTGGAGGCGCGGGGCATCGGGCTTATCGGCGCGGTGGAGTTCGCCCATGAAAGCCTGCCCAATGCGGGCGCGCTGGGCGGCCGGATCAACAAGGCCATGCAGGAGCGCGGCCTGATCTCGCGCAATATGGGCGACGCGCTCGCCTTCTGCCCGCCGCTGATCATCTTGGAAAAGCAGGTGGACGAGATGTTCGACCTTGCCGAAGCGGCGGTGGCGGACGTCGCGGGCGAGATCGGCTGAGATCGTAATGAAGGAAACCCTTTCCACCGATATTCTGGTCGTCGGTGGCGGCATTGCCGGCGTCGGCCTGGCGGCGGCGCTGGAGAACCGGGCCAAGGTGGTCATTCTCGAGCAGGAGCGCGATCTCGCCTATCATTCGACGGGGCGCTCCGCCGCGATCTATATCCGCAACTACGGCAATGGGCCGATCCGCGCGCTGAACGAGGCAAGCGGGCCGATGTTTCGTGCGCAGGATGCGCTTTTCCCGCATCCGCTGCTTACACCGCGCGGCATTCTCTACATTGCCGATGAGGAGCGGGCGGGCGCGGTCGCCGATCTTGCCGCCGATGCGGTCGGCGTGGAGGAGATATCGCCGGAGAGGGCGCGGGAGATGGTGCCCATCCTCGACCCCGATTATCTGCGGGCCGCCGCCTACGAGCCCGACGCCCAGGACATCGACGTGCATGCGCTGCATCAGGGGTGGCTGAAGAAGGCGCGGGGGCAGGGCGCCAAAGTGATTTCAGGCGACGGGTTGGTGCGCGCCGAGCAGGCGGGCGGGCGGTGGAAGGTCGAGACCCAACGCCGCAGGATCGACGCCGGCATCATCGTGAACGCCGCCGGCGCCTGGGCCGATACGGTGGCGAAACGATGCGGCGCGGCGCCTGTCGGGCTGACGCCGCTGCGGCGCTCCATGGCGGTGCTGCCGGCGCCCGAGGGCATCGATCCGTCGCGCTGGCCGCTGGTCGACGAGGTGACGGAACAGTTCTATTTCAAGCCCGATGGCGGACGGCTTTTCGTGTCGCCCTGCGATGAGGACTCGGTGGACCCGCACGACGCCTTTGCCGACGACATGGTGGTGGCCGAGGGGCTCTATCGGTTCGAGCAGGCGGTGACCATGGCGGTGACGCGGGTCGAGCGGAGCTGGGCGGGCCTGCGCACCTTCGCGCCCGACCATACGCCGGTCGTGGGCTACGATGCGGGGGCGAAGAATTTCTTTTGGCTTGCCGGCCAGGGCGGCTATGGCATTCAGACGGCGCCGGCTCTTTCGGCCTTCGCCGCCAGCGTGCTGGAGAACCGGACGCCGGTGCTGGAAGACCTGGTATCCCGGCTTGCGCCGGACCGCTTGGCTGCCTGATACAACCGGCTTCCAGTTTACCTGTAATTTCTCAAAAGGATGAAACATGACAATCGAACGTCGTCACAAGGGACCCCGCATGAGCCAGATCGTCGTTCACGGCGATACGATCTATCTGGCCGGCCAGGTGGGTGAGGGCAAGACGGTCAGGGAGCAGACGGAAAGCATGCTTGCCTCCGTCGATAGACTTCTGGCCGAGGCGGATTCGTCGAAGTCGAAGATATTGCAGGCCGTCATATGGCTTGCCGATATGGGGGATTTCGCCGACATGAATGCCGTGTGGGACGCCTGGGTCGATCCGGAGAACCCGCCGGCGCGGGCCTGCGGCGAGGCCAGGCTGGCGACGCCGAACTATAAGGTCGAGGCCATAATCACCGCCGCCAAGTAGGGATTGCCATCTGGCGTATTTCATCAGTTCCTTGCCAAACGGCAGAAAATCGCTATATTTCCCGTAACGGGCGATATAGCGTCTATCGCCATGACCGTTTGAGCCGGGAGATGTTCCATGGTCCTTTTACAGCCGATCGATACACGCGCTGCCGAATTCATTCCCTCGCCGATCAGCGAGGAGGAGGCCGAGGCCATGTTCCGCGCGGCGGTCAACCTGTTTTCGCGCTGGAACCTGACCGACGAGCAGGCCGCCATCCTGCTGGATATGCCGGTGCGCACCTATGCGCGCTGGAAGGCGGGCGCCATCGGGCGGATCGACAGGGATCGCCGGGCGCGGCTTTCCAACCTGATGGGCATTCACAAGGCCCTGCGCATCATCTTCCGCGAACC
This sequence is a window from Nitratireductor thuwali. Protein-coding genes within it:
- a CDS encoding ABC transporter permease — translated: MLRFILMRLGKAAIILIAILILNFFLIHAAPGDPAAVMAGEAGAADEKFIADLRARFGLDKPLLTQLGIYLGGVLQFDLGFSYRQQMPVADLIFSRLPATLLLTMTAFVISLLLGTLAGVLASARVGKWSDTLISTLALLFYATPLFWAALMAVLLFSVTLNWLPGFGYETVGANYTGFRRVLDIGQHLILPATTLGLFFMAVYMRMTRASMLEVSQLDFVKTARAKGLRSGIIQRRHIFRNAMLPVVTLAGLQAGQLVGGAVLTETVFAWPGIGRLMFEALAQRDYNVLLGVFFVSSAMVLLFNLITDVLYRFVDPRIRVG
- a CDS encoding ABC transporter permease, whose translation is MADFWKRFSRNRGAVIGVVILVIVLVVAILAPVLFQQSPWRMVQRPFLAPFDMPSHPLGTDALGRDVLTGLAYGAQVSLLVGLVSTGAALLIGIPVGALAGYFGGWADDALMRFTEFFQTVPSFALAIVLVAIFQPSIYSIVAAIAIVSWPPVARLVRGEVLSLRSREYVEAAILSGQTSGTIILRQVLPNTISPIIVLASLMVATAILLESSLSFLGLGDPNLMSWGYMIGAARTVIRQAWWLSFFPGVAILLTVLALNLIGEGLNDALNPRLARKGK
- a CDS encoding ABC transporter ATP-binding protein; amino-acid sequence: MSDPVLRIENLRIALPEGADRDYAVDDVSFELNAGEILCIVGESGSGKSMSANAMMGLLPDLVRPVGGSILFDGVDLLTLSEAQLLDLRGRRIAMIFQEPMSALNPLMRVEDQIAEVFEAHNLLTAKERSARAIALLTEVGIPDPEKAARAYPFQLSGGQRQRVMIAMALALEPEILIADEPTTALDVTTQAQILELIRNLQEKHGMAVMFITHDFGVVAEIADRVAVMQYGRIVETGSADAVLDDPQHDYTRKLIAAIPKLATDREQDAIGRQKVLEVEGLSKTYVTGGGLFGGNKRVVKAVQNVSLTLAEGETLGIVGESGSGKSSVGRCLVRLMAPDAGTVRLAGQDMAKLSGRALREARKSIQMIFQDPYASLNPRSKVGRIIAEGPMAHGVPKAEAYARAVELLELVDLDALSIDRYPHEFSGGQRQRIGIARALALEPRVIIADEAVSALDVSIQAQVLDLLADLKEKLNLALIFITHDLRVAAQICDRIAVMQMGEVVEMGPARAIFENPQNAYTRTLIEAIPGREKELAAAG
- a CDS encoding ArgE/DapE family deacylase; this encodes MDEQLSRKILAAVDEGFEEQIAFTEELIRFPSLRGEEKPAQDFVHKALVERGYDVRTFRIDEDKIRDHPGFSPVAVDYADAVNVVATHQPRAEKGKSLILNGHMDVVPEGPHDMWEVSPPYEPKRVGDWLYGRGGGDMKAGIAANIFALDALRRIGLQPAARVHVQSVVEEECTGNGALACLVEGYTADAAIIPEPEDEMLVRANCGVLWFEVHVAGHPVHVREAGTGANAIEASFRVIESLKRLTADWNGQKANYPYFAELDHPINFNVGKIEGGDWASTVAAWCKVSCRIAIYPGDDPKERAAEIEAHLAHELADDPFLGNRPPQVTWNGFFARGYVLEEGGDAEAALAEAHRRATASELQSFVTPGYLDARVFVIYAGMPCLVYGPITENIHGFDERVSLSSIKRVTGSIALFIADWCGIEPIEAGDG
- a CDS encoding NAD(P)-dependent oxidoreductase; the encoded protein is MGEPIEGVYLSAAFDLEEMFARYFEPHRDRVRLRRPEAIDDPLKVHFALAWRPAANAFAPYPALRLACSIAAGVDSIVNCPSLPKDAVVARVRDENQADFMAGFAAWHVVWHHRNMRHHIVHQTRQEWARQGIDSFVPPRDCTVGVLGFGLMGRAIARAVTGMGFKVAAAVRNAPAAPMAGVEYEAGTDATARVAARSDLLINVLPLTAETRGLLDARFFAAMPRGSVLIQLGRGEHLVERDLLAALDAGHLRGASLDVFEREPLPPEHPFWRHERILVTPHQASEPSSVLMAAQVAQAAQDVVAGRVPETMVDRANGY
- a CDS encoding histone deacetylase family protein codes for the protein MKAIFDERQLRHDPERYFRRGAYIGHPEQPERAILIRNMLLRNGFAIEAPRDFGEAPIKAVHEAGYVDFWKDAWRRWRAEAGDQEPIPNCHPGRRPGRPSSSVFGQLGWYATDTSVPLREGTWDAVYWSAQTALETAARVKAGERAVYGLCRPPGHHALHDASNGFCVFNNAAIAAQSLRETFSRVAILDIDTHTGNGTLDIFYERGDVFVCSMHTDPDNYPTYYLGYEDERGEGAGAGATLNLCLAPGAGAEAILARFREGLAAIEAFGAEALVVSLGFDMAGDDPLSEVNMTGEGFATMAREIVALGLPTALIQEGGYLGPSLTDNAEIYLTATREALAAIPEEM
- a CDS encoding aspartate aminotransferase family protein codes for the protein MKPLPNSIEARDVAYHLHSYTDARKHEEAGPLIMERGEGIHVYDNNGKRYIEGMAGLWSVALGFGEKRLADAAMRQMEKLPYYHTFTHKGHGPSAELAEKLVSMAPVPMSKAYFTNSGSEANDTAIKLIWYRSNALDQPQRKKIISRVKGYHGVTLAAASLTGLPNNHRSFDLPMDGVLHTTCPHYRTMKKDGESEADFASRCAADLEEMIVREGPETIAAFFAEPVMGAGGVIVPPQGYWEAVQPVLKKHGILFVADEVICGFGRTGRMFGTETFNLEPDIMTLSKQLSSSYMPISALLVNENVYGPVADESARIGVWGHGYTGSGHPVAAAVALENLKIIEERDLVAHVQAISPRFMERLNQLGAHGLAVEARGIGLIGAVEFAHESLPNAGALGGRINKAMQERGLISRNMGDALAFCPPLIILEKQVDEMFDLAEAAVADVAGEIG
- a CDS encoding NAD(P)/FAD-dependent oxidoreductase, coding for MKETLSTDILVVGGGIAGVGLAAALENRAKVVILEQERDLAYHSTGRSAAIYIRNYGNGPIRALNEASGPMFRAQDALFPHPLLTPRGILYIADEERAGAVADLAADAVGVEEISPERAREMVPILDPDYLRAAAYEPDAQDIDVHALHQGWLKKARGQGAKVISGDGLVRAEQAGGRWKVETQRRRIDAGIIVNAAGAWADTVAKRCGAAPVGLTPLRRSMAVLPAPEGIDPSRWPLVDEVTEQFYFKPDGGRLFVSPCDEDSVDPHDAFADDMVVAEGLYRFEQAVTMAVTRVERSWAGLRTFAPDHTPVVGYDAGAKNFFWLAGQGGYGIQTAPALSAFAASVLENRTPVLEDLVSRLAPDRLAA
- a CDS encoding RidA family protein produces the protein MTIERRHKGPRMSQIVVHGDTIYLAGQVGEGKTVREQTESMLASVDRLLAEADSSKSKILQAVIWLADMGDFADMNAVWDAWVDPENPPARACGEARLATPNYKVEAIITAAK
- a CDS encoding MbcA/ParS/Xre antitoxin family protein translates to MVLLQPIDTRAAEFIPSPISEEEAEAMFRAAVNLFSRWNLTDEQAAILLDMPVRTYARWKAGAIGRIDRDRRARLSNLMGIHKALRIIFREPQRAYSWISRPNEAFGGNSALDIMLGGELTDLMRVRRYLDAERGAW